The Chordicoccus furentiruminis DNA window TGTCGCGGTCGCCTGCTTGAGATCCTGGGAGGCCCCGGTGGTGATATCGTCGAACACCAGTTCCTCCGCAACGCGTCCGCCCAGAGAGACCGTGATGTCCTCCAGCATCCTTCCGCGGGTGTTGAAGATCTCGTCGCGTTCCGGAAGCGGCATGGTGTACCCTGCCGCGCCCATCCCGGTCGGGATGATGGAGACGGAATAGACCGGTCCCACATCCGGCAGCACATGGAAGAGAATCGCATGGCCCGCCTCATGGTAGGCCGTGATCTCCTTGTCCTTGTCCGAGATCACCTTGCTCCGCTTCTCCGCGCCGATGCCGACCTTGATGAAGGCCTGACGGATATCATCCTGCCGGATGAACGCGTGTCCGCCGCGTGCCGCGCCGATTGCCGCCTCGTTGAGCAGGTTTTCGAGATCCGCGCCGGAGAATCCGGCCGTCGTCTGGGCGATCTGACGCAGATCCACGTCGTCTCCCAGCGGTTTTCCCACCGCGTGCACTTTGAGAATTTCCTCCCGGCCGCGCACGTCCGGCATACCGACCGCGACCTTCCGGTCAAACCGGCCCGGACGGAGGATCGCCGGATCAAGGATGTCCACCCGGTTCGTGGCCGCCATCACGATAATGCCTTCGTTGACACCGAAACCGTCCATCTCCACCAGAAGCTGGTTCAGCGTCTGCTCCCGCTCATCGTGGCCGCCGCCCAGTCCCGCACCTCTGCGGCGGGCGACCGCGTCGATCTCATCGATGAAGACAATGCAGGGATGATGCTTTTTCGCGTCCTCGAAAAGGTCACGGACGCGGGACGCGCCGACGCCGACAAACATCTCCACGAAGTCCGATCCGGAGATTGAGAAGAAGGGCACGCCGGCCTCGCCGGCCACCGCCTTCGCGATCAGCGTTTTGCCTGTCCCGGGAGGCCCCACGAGAATGACGCCCTTCGGAATCCGCGCGCCCACCCGGGTGTATTTATCGGGATGCTTCAGAAAATCGACGATCTCCTCGAGGTCCTGCTTTTCCTCCTCAAGTCCCGCCACATCACGGAAGGTGACGCCGCTGCTCTTGCCGTCGGACATCTGAGCCCGGCTCTTCCCGAAGTTCATCATCTGAGTGCCGCCGCCGCTCATCGACGAACGGTTCATCATCAGCATGAGCACGAACAGGAACACGGCGATCAGGAGCACCGGAAGGATGGTCGTCATGAACAGGCTCTCGGTCTTCACCGCCTCGACGATCACCATCACCTCGGGATGGTTCTGATTCAGATCTTCCTCAATGGCATTGACGTCCGTGTCGTTGAACGAATAGGTATCTCCCGACGTCTTCGTCACGCGGACTTCACCGGTCGGCACCTCGGCGTTCGGGCTGATCACCACCGTGGAGACGTCCTTTGACTTGAGGTCGGATACCAGATCGGCATACGTATACCCCGAGACTTCCCTGTTCCGGCTGCTCAGAGCCGAATACATACTGATCGCCAGCACGGCGACCAGCACATAAAACAAAATCATTCTGTACGGTTTCTGCTGCTGCAACGCTTTTCAACCCCTCTTGTCAGTCGAATTCCACGACGCCGATATACGGCAGGTTCCGGTATTTCTGCTCGAAATCCATGCCGCATCCGACGACGAACCGGTCCTCGATCTCAAAGCCCGTGTAATCGACCTTCACTTCCATCTCCCGCCGCTCCGGCTTGTCCAGAAGCGTGCAGAGCTTCAGGCTTCTCGGGTTTCTTGCTCTCAGCATGCCGAGCAAATAGTGAAGGGTCCGTCCGGAATCGATGATATCCTCAACCACCAGCACGTCCCGTCCGGCAAGCGGCTGGTCAAGATCCTTGAGAATCCGGACAACGCCGGTGGATTTCAGCTCGTCCCCGTAACTGGATACCGACATGAAGTCCAGCGTGACCGGCACATCCTCGCTGATGCAGCTGGACAGCTTCGTCATAAAATACACGCCGCCCTTCAGCACGCAGATCATGTGAATCACCCGGCCGCGATAGTCCTCGCTGATCCGGCGCCCGAGCTCCGCGGCTCTCCGATCCACTTCCTCACTGGATATCATCTGTTCGATATGATAAGTCCCCTCGCTCATTCCGCTCCTCCGCAGCTTCCACTTTCAATGCCCGCCCGGCAGACGGACCGATCCGGTAACGGTATCCGATCCGCCATCCGATCACCCAGACGATCTCGCTGCCGTCGGCGATCAGAAGGATCCGGTCCCTCACCGCCCGCGGCACCTTCTCGTTCGTAAAATAGTCCGAAAGGCTTTTCCTCATCCCGTCTCCCACCGTCAGAAAGTCGCCGGGACGGCGGGTTCGCACCGTTAAATGCCCATTTATTTTATCATAATCGATCCATTTCGTATACTGCATTTCGGGGACCGGCGCGGGCGGCGCCTCCGTCAGAGCAGCCGTCAGAACGAGGCCGCCGGCACGGAGGCGGGTCACCGCGCCGTGCTCCGCCGGAAGCGGCAGCGTGATGCCTGCGCCTTCACAGACCGCGTCCGAAAGCGGCCGCGAAAGGTACGACGCAGCGCCGTGCCGGCCTCCGTCCTTCGTCCCCGCGGTCAGCAGCAGGCCCTCCTGCACCCGGACGGCCCGCACGGTGCGCGGCAGGTCCATCCGCG harbors:
- the ftsH gene encoding ATP-dependent zinc metalloprotease FtsH, with protein sequence MILFYVLVAVLAISMYSALSSRNREVSGYTYADLVSDLKSKDVSTVVISPNAEVPTGEVRVTKTSGDTYSFNDTDVNAIEEDLNQNHPEVMVIVEAVKTESLFMTTILPVLLIAVFLFVLMLMMNRSSMSGGGTQMMNFGKSRAQMSDGKSSGVTFRDVAGLEEEKQDLEEIVDFLKHPDKYTRVGARIPKGVILVGPPGTGKTLIAKAVAGEAGVPFFSISGSDFVEMFVGVGASRVRDLFEDAKKHHPCIVFIDEIDAVARRRGAGLGGGHDEREQTLNQLLVEMDGFGVNEGIIVMAATNRVDILDPAILRPGRFDRKVAVGMPDVRGREEILKVHAVGKPLGDDVDLRQIAQTTAGFSGADLENLLNEAAIGAARGGHAFIRQDDIRQAFIKVGIGAEKRSKVISDKDKEITAYHEAGHAILFHVLPDVGPVYSVSIIPTGMGAAGYTMPLPERDEIFNTRGRMLEDITVSLGGRVAEELVFDDITTGASQDLKQATATAKAMVMKYGFSSKLGLVSYDDSDEVFIGRDFEKTRSYSDTTASSIDEEVRRIIDSCYAEAKRIVLEHRGVLESAAKLLLEKEKISGAEFDALFEEEPAPLPDQTETGGPVTAAE
- the hpt gene encoding hypoxanthine phosphoribosyltransferase, translated to MSEGTYHIEQMISSEEVDRRAAELGRRISEDYRGRVIHMICVLKGGVYFMTKLSSCISEDVPVTLDFMSVSSYGDELKSTGVVRILKDLDQPLAGRDVLVVEDIIDSGRTLHYLLGMLRARNPRSLKLCTLLDKPERREMEVKVDYTGFEIEDRFVVGCGMDFEQKYRNLPYIGVVEFD